TCTGGGATATAGTTTAGAGGAAGATTATACGGCTTTATTTAACGATTATGATACAGGTTTAAGTTCTAATGAGATGATTTTAGGATTGTATAAGCATGCTGATGCTACTTGGTATCTAATGACATTAATGCAAGGAACAGTTCCTAATATAGAAGCTGCAAAAACTACAGGAACTCCTAAACTTAATGAATCATTTTTAGGATGGACAGAAGTTTGGCCTTCGTGCAGTTTAGTTGATGATTATTTGGTTGCTGATACAGATGGGATTGCTAAAAAATGGGATGAGACATCTTATTATCAGGATTTTGTTACCAATGGCGGATATGTTTCAGATGCGATTTACAATGAACATCGCGATGCTCGTTTTTATGCCTCTATTGTTCAGGATTCTTCAGAATTATTCTCTAATACTGTAACGACAAGAATTGGTGGAAACTTACATTATGCCGAAAGTAAAAAAGGGACCAACCGTTCTACACCATCAGGTTACTTTATGCGAAAAGGTGTTTACGATGTTGATAATTTTAAAGCTATTGTAAATACAAATTATCACCAAAGTATTACTCGTTTGGGTAGAGCTTATTTGAATTATGCTGAGGTAATGTTAAGATTAAGCAATACAGCAGTAGCAATTGAGTATATCAATAAAACCAGAACGACTCATGGTAAATTACCTGCTTTGGCAACTGGTTTAAGTATCGATGAAGCTTGGAAATACTACAAAATTGAGCGTAGAGTTGAGTTATTTTTCGAGAATGACAGATATTGGTCTCTATTGCGTTGGGGAAAAGAAGATGGTGGCGGAGTTATTTCAGAGTTGAATGATACCAAACACACTTTCTTTGAAATAGCTGCCGACGGTAAAAGTTTTGAAGTTAAAGATGTATTTTTAAGTGCAGCAAATCACGAGAAAAGATTTTCTACAAAACGTTACCTGTTCCCTGTTCCTCAAAAGGAAAGAGACTTAAATGAATTATTAGATCAGAACCCTGGTTGGGAGTAATCAAAAAGATAAAATACAATGAGAAATTTATTAAAATATACAATCA
This genomic interval from uncultured Marinifilum sp. contains the following:
- a CDS encoding RagB/SusD family nutrient uptake outer membrane protein, which encodes MKKILLYIVLSVSIFMHPSCSDDLLDTKPLDKYTAIDVWNDVNLAQGFIYTTYASVIPELYVNPEDPQSRFGGVGNDDFTDNILTRKSIKVARDLIDKYFDAGWATNNSYYLYKKAPSGNKAPGKKNSFEVIRDCNLIIEEVTKSEGIAEVDKPALIAQGKMLRALIYYTKARLFGKYVIVDKVLTTEDELKLARTSTIKETYDFIIKDLQEAAVDLPGDAAAGHLTKGAAYAMLAEISLHGAAYIETGKEDYYQISKKASEDLFALGYSLEEDYTALFNDYDTGLSSNEMILGLYKHADATWYLMTLMQGTVPNIEAAKTTGTPKLNESFLGWTEVWPSCSLVDDYLVADTDGIAKKWDETSYYQDFVTNGGYVSDAIYNEHRDARFYASIVQDSSELFSNTVTTRIGGNLHYAESKKGTNRSTPSGYFMRKGVYDVDNFKAIVNTNYHQSITRLGRAYLNYAEVMLRLSNTAVAIEYINKTRTTHGKLPALATGLSIDEAWKYYKIERRVELFFENDRYWSLLRWGKEDGGGVISELNDTKHTFFEIAADGKSFEVKDVFLSAANHEKRFSTKRYLFPVPQKERDLNELLDQNPGWE